The genomic segment tttcatttaatgtttttaaaatatatattattttgataatatgcttcttattactttcaaacttgcagaaaacttatgatttggaccccaaacaaaagcaacaaatgttgaaggatgcgggaaagtacttccgaaattggaagactaatcttacaAGGGTACACATTTACGATgctttgaaaaaatacccaaatgagttcccgccagctttgccatttggatttgagaatgtcataactccggatgaatggttaatgtttgtgaactcaagattaactcccgagtggcaaagaaagagagaggagatgcaGAATTATCGAGtactgaataaatacaatcacaacatctctagaggaggctatgtgcgtattgaagagatgttaatggaacaaagtgggaaaagtctgactgaacttgatagggcagacttatggagcatgggtcgtcggaatgcaaaaggagagctcattggagaggcctctgagattcaaaaaaatattgtaagtgctcatatttaataatgttgatatgtcaaattattagcttatatatataactttctgtgaatattgtttcacaggatcattaccggcaactccaagctgagggtaaatgggcacctgatggccctgatgatgtgctgacgagggcattgggcactcctgagcctcgaggacgtgttagggctggaggacacggtgtgtcccgctcagtatactggaatactccaacacctacctcaacgaaaaataaatcaaaagcctcttctttgaatgacgacattagaaaggaatttgaagaaagatttcgaaaacaagaagaagagcatcatcaacaagcacaacgcctagaagagcgccttcagcaacaagatgagctcttgagaaaattattggcccaacagagcgggtcAGGATCTAACGTTGGAGTCCCGCCAAcgccatcatcatactatgtgcccgacccaccagtgccaccagcgcaggcgtcctactatactccagacccagtagtgcctcaagcagaacaccacattgttgcactacaaccgcttttgcaagaggaaattaaactttcttgaatattctgaaaccaaataaatttctttactgtttcaacatgattatttgtatataatatgtttcttacgcagggccgagcatgccaattagcaattggttcggtttcaaacattgttgcatcaggtacactcattgaaagagaggcatgcaacaacttccaagttatgattacgagtgttcttaagccaacctgtcctctcccttttgcatatcctgatttggacatgtacatagttgctcaggccattgggacgccaatagcgtggcctaaggattttgtcattatatctgaagatgtaactcatgaggtgatgccatgtttttacataattatctttacaattctatatttgtttgtaatttttttaattgttgatataattgtatacagactccctctacaagtaggaccaaatcacaacgaccaagagctccatcaacacaacaacctcgagaaagaagacgacaacaaactcctccaacacaattggcccacactccattggaacgattacagaatatcgtatctcattgggatgatggcgagtgtgtcaatctaggcatagagtctgaagtttttgatcaggatatgtctcactgttatatatttaaggatgacatacttcagtttgctcgaaaggagaagattggacaagcagtactcgtcagctacatgaggtatatatctcacaaataagtttgttcatttaattttctaatttgatttattcattcatataataatttttcatatttttgtattaggttcatttacagatatgtggtacaacaaggtcgccaaaataagtttttatttgtcaatcctaatatcgtcgccactcaagggagttcattcgaagATCGTGTTCAGAATTtgttcagacgttgcaatgacgtaaaatcaaaagaacaagttatgcttgtcccttggaaccatgggtaagtttaaaaagttgtcatttttccgacccatatcaataatttctttgtttaacatttgagctataatttttttgtttttcttatacagtgaacattggatgttgcttattttggcaccatatgcatatcatgtttattgttgtgatccggtgaattcagagctaaataaccgtgaggagattgtatcagtgatcgtcaacgctttcaatctttttttctctatgaatcttcctgatgtcgagatccttgatactctacgcattaagcaacctcaggtaagtaactttagcagaaatttttgaacatttataataattaagtagaataatatgtatgcattttttaaaaagtttcaatttaataataaattactcatatttttaaataattagtgtccacaccaaccggaaaatgtggcatgtggatactacttaatgaggatgttgaaggatttgattgaacatgcgagtcccggacattacttgagaacggtattattaattaaaatttacaaattatttttgaaactataaatgtaatcaaataattaattaatatatttgactttatatttcttgcagctaataagcacatcatatacagaggcacaaattgatgagttgcgacaagaatggacgacatatatgttgccgataatccaaagttaccgacctcgttgataggtttttttttaatttttttttaattttttaactctttcttcatacacaatgcaatatttgttcattttgaatatttctaacaaatattgtatttcttgtatatatctaacaaatatattttttctttcaatttaattgattattatattaatttaaatttagattaaattaatttcaatttaaattaatattatttcaatttaattgattattaaattaatttaaatttagattaaaataatttcaatttaaattaatattatttcaatttaattaattattaaatcaaattaaaataatattaattataaatttatttaattttttttttaaatgtgagagactttcaatgtctcctaTTGGGAGAGGTAGAAAGTCAAAcattgactttccacctctcccattgggagacgtgggaagtgactcacctctcccaatgagaGACatgggatgtctcctagggacttcccacgtctcccattgggagaggtgagtcacttcccacgtctcccaatgagagaggtggaaagtcaacgtttgactttccacttctcctagtgggagacgtgggaagtgaggcacgtctcccaatgagagacgtgggatatatacctacaataaccctagcaacaacgtctcactaagtgggagacattgtagacttccaatgtctccccaTTAAAGTCATAAAGcatttattttgttgtagtgagtaGTTTATTTTACtttagtaaaagaaaaaaaaaaagagaatataAATGGATTATGGAGACGACGGTCTCCATATTTGTTTTCATATTCAACTACTTTCGTTTCTATAGTTGgtgataaatattaaaaaatatatatatagagccTTAATTATATTctttatatcttgtttccttttTCATTAATGGGATGCCTTTCATATTCAGCAATAagttcaaactttttttttttttttttttttgaactttGAAGGAATCATcgagtttatttattaaatactACTAAAGCCCCGTTACATGATTTGGAAGAGGATCTCTGTGTTAACCTTTTGTTGTCTAAAAAGAAAATAAGGTAGAATAGAACAGCCATAAATAGTATAGGCTGGCTGCTATGCATACCAGAATTATCAAACTAAATTAATAGGTTCGGCAATGATAAGGTTTGAATTGAAATGCGTATTAATAAGTAGACCATAAAAGTCCACTTTTACCGTACGACTTTTGAAAgttctcttttcttattttttagtCGTGGAAAGAACTAGTGCTGAtgttatgaatattatttatatatatatagcgaGAGAGAATTTTTGGTGTGCTGGTGGAATGTAGATTATGTATGGTGTTAGCTTAAAATAACAAAAGAACCCACAGCCAACCTAACGAAACCTAACCTAAGCCAGTTGGACTTTTGATCACCGGTCTCAATCCAATTGCAAAATCGACGCGGCGACGCGTAATAGAGTAAGGCCAAAGAAAAATCAACAGAACACGCCACTTTTTAGTAATGTGAATGTGAATGTAAATGGTAAATAGCACGACCTCACCTTCCTCAAATTAATATCTGATTAGTTAGTTCCCAGCTTGAATTTTAAAACTCATTGAATAGAATAGGCCCTCAACTTTCAATTATTGTGACATGGTAATGGTACGTAGTCCCTCAAGCTTATTCTCCGTCAAACTAGGTTGAATCCAATTAATCAAAGATAAAGCTATAATTTTacattacaaattaaaaaataaaaataaaaataaaaaatcaattgcCACGAATAACATCTTCTCTTTCCATTTTCCATtgatttcttattcttctttCTCATTTTCCTTTACCACTACAACAAAAACCCCATTCGATGTCACCTCTCTTCATATATCATTCAAATACGCTTATTTTACAAATGAATTTTAGGCGTCAATTCTAAATAATGTCCAAAAATACCCAAATTGTAGGCATCAATCCCCTATAACctaatttttagaaaaaatatataaaaagaaataggggaagtttacaaaaatagctaagaattaaaaaaatatactaaaaatacGAAATATgaacaaaattacaaaaacatggaagggcataatcgtaaatatggaggttttttttttttttggtaagcaaaatttacaaatttgtaacaataaatatTTTTTGTAACCAAAgcttacaaatttgtaactaactAGAAAATTGTTACAATTTTATAAACAACATTTacagactaaataaaaaattgtaacaAGTAGTAACAGAATTGTTACAAAATGTTATCCGCATTTTtgtaaaattgcatattttttttaaaaaaaattgaaatttacaGTGCTACGtgtaatttttccaaaaaaaatagaCCCACCGCCCACGCCCATCTCCCATATCCATTTCATTCCCACTTCCATTCATTTTCTCATCTAGTCGACTCCCTTTCTAATAGACTCTCTTTgcttctcatctctctctctctctctctcttgtagtGGCAGCAACAACGCATGTGTTGGCGATGGGACGACAAGACATAGTGGCTTTTAGGCTTGGAGGACAGAGGAGTTTCGGCTTTGAGAAACAAACCTAGGTGTTACTTCCTTGTTCTTATCTTCTTTCCTTATATTGGCTaccttttatgatttttgtaTCTAAGGGTaatcttgatttttttttctttatatttctAGGATTTTTCAGTGTGGCAAGCGAGTACAACGATGGCCTTTGAGGACAACAGTGGAGTTATTTGTGGATTTCGCCTCTTTGGATGTTTCTAAGTTTGAGTATTTGCATGGTTTAAGATTTGATGAGTTTCTCAATTTATGTGTTAATCCAAATTTAGATTTCTTTGTTTACTTTTTTTTGGTTTGGTTGTATGTTTTTATATTGTTATATTGTATTTAAGTATTTTGGATTACTATTTTCTTTTCTAGTGTGGACTTTTTTTCCCTCCCTTAATAATTAAGGGAAAAATATACAACGGATGCATGTACCCACTATAGGCGTCAGCTTAGAATTGATGCCTATAGCATTTTTGGCATCAGTTTTGGGCAAAAGATACAATTGATCGCTTGTACCCACTATAAGTATTAGTTTAGAATTGGCGCTGTAATAACAATGTTTTGTGCATGTGTTTTTTAATGGCAAATCATGATTCCAGATGCATTTGTACTGTGTGTTTGTTGCATCTGGTGTTCTCAGTGTTTGCACTTGCCACGTAGGATAAGTTTTCAGTTAGCTTTAACTAATTCTGGTTACATGGTTGTTAATGGTTCTGTTAGGATTAGTTAGCTGAACATATATACAGGTCGTTTTGGGTCTTGGATCTAGAACTAACGAACTAATTTTTCACAGAGAGTTTTTGTTGTTGTCTTCTTGGTTATACTCTCTTGTCTTTGATGCAGGGTTTTGGTTAGGGTTTGAAGCTTTATTCATGGAGCTGATTTTGATATTCTTGAAGCAGCAGAACAGAGGAATTTGTTCTAAAATTTATGAAGGGATTTAAAAAAAAGGTGTTAAAGGGATTTCAACATTACTTCTAAGGGATTTCGAAGAAAGAAGATTGACTGGGAGACTCAATAGTGTGAATGCAATTCTTTCTTCGTGTTTCATTTGTTCTTTAGCAAATTAGTGTTTTGAGATTGTAATTTGTAAAGAACATGATTTGATATTGTGAAAGTTTTTACCCTAGTCTTTGTGACCCAATGAGTAGCTGATTTATTTagtgaaccatgtaaaaatctttggtgtgttctttactttccttTTGTTTTTCTATTGTCAAATCGTTTGGTTCATTCTTATATTTCATAGACATATAAAGTAACTTTTCAATTTCATTTGAAATCGCGATCCGTAGGGTGTTTTCGttgttatttgttttattttgtctATTGATTATGTTCTTGTTCTCCATCTGTTTGTTTTTTGGTTTTTTCTTTCTTGATTCAACTAACCCTTTATGAGTTTCATCTCTGGGAGTAATTTCGTTGTTTTCGTTGATCATGGAAATGTTTAGGGAATGTGGATCTACCATAAGACCTCCTATGGTGGAAGGAGCCAATTATCCCTATTGGCAAACAAAAATTAGAGCATTTCTCAAGGCAGTAGATGAACGTGTGTGGATTGTTGCCGATGGATGGAAACTTACCACCGTCAAGGAAGGTGATTTTGAAAAGCCAAAGCCATGAAGGACTGAACCACTACCAAAATTGAAAAGGCTAGTTTCAATTCAAAGGCCCTACATGCTCTTTTTAATGTAGTCTCTACTAATCAACTCAAGGTCATTGCAAATTGTGAGATCGCTAAAGAAGCTTGGGAAAAACTCAAAGTCAAGAATGAGGGCACTAATGTTGTCATGAAGTCCAGACTTCACTCTCTGATAAGGCTTTCGAGAATTTGATGATGGAGGAGGAAGAATCTATTGTTGAATTTCATGAAAAATTGTGTGACATATCCAATGAGTCTTATGCCTTGGGTGAGACTTACTCTAATGCCAAGCTTGTTCGCAAAGTTCTTGGAGTTCTTCGAAGAAGTTTCAAGGGCAAAGTCACATCAATTGAGGAAGTACATGAA from the Humulus lupulus chromosome X, drHumLupu1.1, whole genome shotgun sequence genome contains:
- the LOC133807014 gene encoding uncharacterized protein LOC133807014 produces the protein MYIVAQAIGTPIAWPKDFVIISEDVTHETPSTSRTKSQRPRAPSTQQPRERRRQQTPPTQLAHTPLERLQNIVSHWDDGECVNLGIESEVFDQDMSHCYIFKDDILQFARKEKIGQAVLVSYMRYISHK